The sequence TGCCTTAAATTTTAAGCTTCATGAGCAAAGAGCTGGGCCGCACCGCACCGCACTGTATGGCATGATTCACCTGAAGGCTGAGAgacaaactaaaaaataaaattctgaatcatcaaacaattttcaacattTTAATTCCATTACCAAATCCGTTACAATCCAAATGCAGATCAACATCAcagaataaaattaaaaataatttgACAAAAAGAAATGATATTGAATTTTAGAAGGGCAATACTGGAAATATGTCAAAGAAAAGAACTTGTCTATTTAAAACCCAGAGAAACCAAAaccgggtttaaaaaaaaaaaatctctctttcttTCTAGAAACCaaacaactctctctctctctctctctctcgaatCAGAATGCAAAGGCAATCACTGGGCGGCTCTTCATCACCAAGTTCAAAGCTGCATCTATGCGAAGAAAATGATGAGGAAGATAAGAGGAAATCACAGAGATTAGTTGTTACAGATTCAGatattgatgaagaagatgaaaatgaagatgaaattagagtagtagtaaaaaagaagaaaatcttgGAGAAATCtgttaatcatcatcatcatagatcTTCTTCTTTTACTCAAACTGAGAAATCTATTCATCTCATTCCTATTCTCACTATCTTCTGTATACTCATTCTTTATCTTGTTTCTTACGATCCTTCTCAAAAAGGTAAACCAACAATCCAAAATCAGTTCAATTAGTTATCAATTTACTTTTCTGAACAGGTTCTtacttgtttttgtttgtttcaattgattttgTTTTACAGATTTAGTGAATATCGATGGTTTCAGAAAGACTACTTCAAAGCAGCAATTAGGTAGAAATGCTGATTAATTCTTACTCATGATTTCATTATTGTTCTCTTCTATTTTAACTGAAATCGTTGCTGATTATTATTTGTTGAATTTTGTTTACAGATTCTGAAGAAATTGATTTAAGCGATTTGAGACGAGGAGGAGGGGATGTATTAGAGATTAGAAGTCATAGAAGCTTACatgagattcatcatcatcacaaagaCGACCACTCtactaacaacaacaacagatctCGTTTCCATAGAAAAATGATCGGCGATTTCTAGTCCTCTCAATTCCATTAATACACTCTGCTGCCTTTCTGGTTCTTTTCTTTTGTCTCTCTCTTGTGAGCTTACCGTTGGGTACTCACATGTGTGAAATAAGCATGTgtacaaaaaaaaatcacgagAAATTTACTCACACGTGTTTTGTTCTTTTGTGAAGTTTGTTTGGCACGTAAAGGAAAAATTcttactccttttttttttttaattaaaattttattttatcaGAGATGATATGGAAATGAAATTTACTGATTCCGCGTAGAATTAATTCTAAAATGCGCTGGTTTAGAAACTTTTAACAAACCTGCGCATAATAGTATATCTCTGTTACTGTGTTCCAGCTGGTTAGCAATTTTGATGACTTCAAAAAAGTGGGGATCAGGTGCCCACTAGGCTGCAGCAGTGCACGTCTAAGAATTAAATATCTCTCTATTTGTAATTGAAAACAGTTAGGATCTGTGGGCGATTCAATTGATGTAGATGATGGATTGATGAAAATCACACGATGGAGGGCACAGTCTTAactgtccaccaccaccacatacTGATACAGTTCATTTTTGATGGTGTCTGTCCTCTTCTGGGACCCGCAAAACCACATGCGTGGTCCCTTCTTTCCAATAGCTGAATTGGGAGTCGGATCATTTTTCATTTCCAGCTCATTATTATTTTTACAGTTCGAGGTTCATTGATTTTCTGTACTGTACTGGTAGTACGAAATTACGTATAGCCGTTTGAgctaatttttttttcctcttgacaTCCGAACCCAATTACCTAAAATATAACAATATTTAAAAAGCAAAGCTGGGAATCTTCCGAAGTTCCAATAGATAAGTAAGTGTTAGCCGTTAGGTTGGTTGCCTGGATGATGTTGCTGGGGCCTGGGGGGTGATTAACATTCTGGCGGCCGTCAGCCAATTGATGAGGTGAGAGCCGGCACAACTAGGGGACAGGCTGGGCTGCAAATCGGAAGAAGGAAAGCCGTCTTGAACTTCTGAAATGAAATAACCTCAGTTGTTGTTCCTTTGTAATAGTCCAAAGACTTTAGAGCCATCCATGGAATAAAGCCCTTTGGTGTGCACATAATTCCCGGTTGAAACTTGAATGAGTTTTGTTGGGAAACCGTATAAATCCTTTTGTTTGGGGTACATAAATTTTAGAACTGCGTGAAttatgttgagaatcaatttTCGATTCTTAGTCAACTCTTGTTATCTGGCTGAGTACTGTTTatcaattaacaaaaaaaaatgaaactttttagATAAGAGGTGCAAGTTGGATTAGTACTTGAGTACTAGAGTCAATTAGCATCAACAACTGCTGGCACTTTCCCTACTGCCTCTTCTTGTTTGGCCCCTTTTTTTAACAGAAAGAAAGAACGGGAGTTGCACATCCCTAGCAGTCCATATCTCTTGCACATGCATGATTTCATGAAGTGCTGTTTGGAGGAATGAAAATGCCCATCTTTCACAATCTTTTTTTTAATTGAGAAAGCTTTGAATCGATAGCAATAGTTGAATGGACATTATTAAAAGAAATCTTGTGGCATGCTGGAGAGTGGAGACAGAATTTACAAAGTCAAATATGCTGTTATCAGATAATCTATTTCATACTAAATTATCAAGAGTTTGAACAAATGCAGTCATCTAATTGGCTGCAAAAATCACCATGATTGGCATGGTGATGTCTGGATGAATGGATGCCTGATTATTGATGTTTCATCTTCCATTTAGTGAATATCTAACAATCCTCATTTTGGTCATACCAAAatttttctaggcatacaaagcaaTAGTCATATTTTGGGTGATCTTATAAGGGGtaacctatgggtagttcaattacctatatgcctttaatataaaaatctaaaatcagttttctaaaaatcaaaatcagttttccttaacatctcttcttcttcctcctctagccgaactcttcccctctcggcaaaaaaaaaaatttcatcaccatgattaattgtcgattcgtaaaaatttgatcgtcgattaaactcaagtacataatgactcgtaccaaGAAAAGctgggactaggcaaaccaaatcgtcttctaatccatcaattgaagaagaagaaccaattgaagatgaaggtgtagaaactgaaattgaaccagaaattgaaccaactgcatcttcaactccggaaatgaggataagaaagtaagttttacaaacccaatctcctatttgctgtttttcatcgattaaatgacggttacagtgttgggttcgactcaaaattgagttgcgttgttAGCAGaattgttcttcacaaaagcttcctgtaagtgtatatgaacagttcggcatgaaatatcatgaaatttcaagccgaacctagtcacaaatagagatgcataggggttcggcgtattcgataatcattatatgtgtcgaacctagcacatttacgaggttcggctattgcgatattcatattatgtgccgaaccaatacaaaattcttacCCCAATAATTATCAGGATTATAAATGataaggttcggcttatataatactTATGTAAATAGCCGAACCATGTACTACCAAAAGGTTCGGCGCTTACGATTTTCTCAATATAAGCGAACCtaacataatttttcttccatatCACACAGGAtcaggttcggctcattatgatatttttaaacaagccgaactagttggttcggTTTATAATAATAATACTTTCAGCTTcccgaactgttcattagttgtcaatatccaggtggattcggctgatatattaagccgaacatattccagactcgccgaaccttagtgaaaaaacaacaaactttttatgattttaagctacaaaagtgagattaaacataagatagaagtgtaccttcctcatccattgaatcaaatacaagtttttttctcattttccccttcccCTTCTCCAAAAAATCTAACTTTTTTtgttcttactcaaaaaatttcatctacacaaaattataactaaataatcttaaaactaatcactaatcagaattattttaactaatcatttgtattaacactaatcctaaaagggcagatttgccattacaaaaaaattggttaaggaggcttctgattttgttatttcacatccttTTATCTTTATTAGGTATGCTTaataagattttggtatgccaaaAACAAGTATACATACCAAAGAGTAACTGAGTGGTGGTCACTTGTTAGTATGCTCATTGCTCATCCTTTCTTGCGATTGTTAAACAGGCCCCCACCCATTTGTGGTTACACCATCAAAATCAAAGCTTTCTCCCTAAATTTTCCGCTTTTCTATTGGATTCTTCTTTATCCCAAACATATTTAACAATAAaatcaaaggaaaagaaaattgaTGCTTGCTTGAACATATTAAATCCATTACCCATTACATCACCTTTCTCTGTTTCTTGCTTatttaattattatccataatatgaaaaaaaaaaaaaaaaattattattatcatcCATTAAAACTAAAAGAATATAGAAACACACCAATGCATATCTAAGCGAGACA comes from Papaver somniferum cultivar HN1 chromosome 7, ASM357369v1, whole genome shotgun sequence and encodes:
- the LOC113293449 gene encoding uncharacterized protein LOC113293449; translated protein: MQRQSLGGSSSPSSKLHLCEENDEEDKRKSQRLVVTDSDIDEEDENEDEIRVVVKKKKILEKSVNHHHHRSSSFTQTEKSIHLIPILTIFCILILYLVSYDPSQKDLVNIDGFRKTTSKQQLDSEEIDLSDLRRGGGDVLEIRSHRSLHEIHHHHKDDHSTNNNNRSRFHRKMIGDF